A window from Calliopsis andreniformis isolate RMS-2024a chromosome 5, iyCalAndr_principal, whole genome shotgun sequence encodes these proteins:
- the LOC143179053 gene encoding uncharacterized protein LOC143179053, with protein MKTITHICTRRPADLPEGDTIEDIAESVDELREKLANMKKLMEERRGTTLGEISARKRKETPDIIDGNFLSWIFGTALIVILSVSFYAFYSLYHAVLKKFPSHHTEL; from the exons ATGAAAACGATAACGCATATTTGCACGAGAAGACCTGCTG ATCTACCTGAAGGCGACACAATCGAAGATATCGCTGAATCGGTGGACGAGCTACGCGAAAAATTGGCGAATATGAAAAAGTTGATGGAAGAGCGGAGAGGCACCACCCTTGGCGAAATAAGCGCTAGAAAGCGAAAAGAGACTCCCGACATCATCGACGGGAATTTTCTGTCTTGGATATTTGGTACGGCATTGATCGTTATCTTGAGTGTTAGCTTCTATGCTTTTTACAGTCTCTATCATGCGGTCTTAAAAAAATTCCCGTCGCATCATACCGAGCTCTAA
- the LOC143179052 gene encoding uncharacterized protein LOC143179052 isoform X4 codes for MWFVLTAVYTFEILCIFVFVVYCVVAFLRVMYNTQTEELRKCIVLQRGNLDLLAETENPENVTCKIKVLTEKLAEKERAVRLQRSHSEIKKAEKVLSDLESKTSTCRDGYKSLMIELKKDVRKTEEEVKTLQSQISTLSDRREALRNEVLKQQEDYQKMLNNFTKELENKKSLFSSGIEKSRHPRYCFSY; via the exons ATGTGGTTCGTATTGACAGCTGTTTATACTTTTGAAATATTGTGTATCTTTGTATTTGTCGTGTATTGCGTCGTTGCTTTTCTCAGGGTTATG TACAATACTCAAACGGAGGAGCTAAGAAAATgt ATCGTACTTCAAAGAGGAAACTTGGACCTATTAGCAGAGACAGAA AATCCTGAGAACGTGACCTGCAAAATAAAAGTTTTGACAGAAAAGCTTGCGGAGAAGGAGCGCGCGGTTAGA CTGCAGCGATCACATTCTGAAATCAAAAAGGCAGAAAAAGTTTTGAGCGATTTGGAGAGTAAAACGTCGACTTGTCGTGATGGATATAAATCGCTGATGATCGAATTGAAAAAGGACGTTCGAAAGACCGAAGAAGAG GTGAAAACGTTACAAAGTCAAATTTCGACTTTATCCGATCGACGGGAAGCACTTAGAAACGAAGTATTAAAG CAACAGGAAGATTATCAAAAAATGCTGAATAATTTCACTAAGGAGCTCGAAAATAAAAAGTCTCTATTCT CCTCCGGTATTGAAAAGTCAAGACACCCTCGT TATTGTTTctcgtattaa
- the LOC143179052 gene encoding uncharacterized protein LOC143179052 isoform X2, whose amino-acid sequence MWFVLTAVYTFEILCIFVFVVYCVVAFLRVMYNTQTEELRKCIVLQRGNLDLLAETENPENVTCKIKVLTEKLAEKERALQRSHSEIKKAEKVLSDLESKTSTCRDGYKSLMIELKKDVRKTEEEVKTLQSQISTLSDRREALRNEVLKQQEDYQKMLNNFTKELENKKSLFSSGIEKSRHPRVSSFALPR is encoded by the exons ATGTGGTTCGTATTGACAGCTGTTTATACTTTTGAAATATTGTGTATCTTTGTATTTGTCGTGTATTGCGTCGTTGCTTTTCTCAGGGTTATG TACAATACTCAAACGGAGGAGCTAAGAAAATgt ATCGTACTTCAAAGAGGAAACTTGGACCTATTAGCAGAGACAGAA AATCCTGAGAACGTGACCTGCAAAATAAAAGTTTTGACAGAAAAGCTTGCGGAGAAGGAGCGCGCG CTGCAGCGATCACATTCTGAAATCAAAAAGGCAGAAAAAGTTTTGAGCGATTTGGAGAGTAAAACGTCGACTTGTCGTGATGGATATAAATCGCTGATGATCGAATTGAAAAAGGACGTTCGAAAGACCGAAGAAGAG GTGAAAACGTTACAAAGTCAAATTTCGACTTTATCCGATCGACGGGAAGCACTTAGAAACGAAGTATTAAAG CAACAGGAAGATTATCAAAAAATGCTGAATAATTTCACTAAGGAGCTCGAAAATAAAAAGTCTCTATTCT CCTCCGGTATTGAAAAGTCAAGACACCCTCGTGTGAGTTCTTTCGCTTTACCACGATaa
- the LOC143179052 gene encoding uncharacterized protein LOC143179052 isoform X3, with translation MWFVLTAVYTFEILCIFVFVVYCVVAFLRVMYNTQTEELRKCIVLQRGNLDLLAETENPENVTCKIKVLTEKLAEKERAVRLQRSHSEIKKAEKVLSDLESKTSTCRDGYKSLMIELKKDVRKTEEEVKTLQSQISTLSDRREALRNEVLKEDYQKMLNNFTKELENKKSLFSSGIEKSRHPRVSSFALPR, from the exons ATGTGGTTCGTATTGACAGCTGTTTATACTTTTGAAATATTGTGTATCTTTGTATTTGTCGTGTATTGCGTCGTTGCTTTTCTCAGGGTTATG TACAATACTCAAACGGAGGAGCTAAGAAAATgt ATCGTACTTCAAAGAGGAAACTTGGACCTATTAGCAGAGACAGAA AATCCTGAGAACGTGACCTGCAAAATAAAAGTTTTGACAGAAAAGCTTGCGGAGAAGGAGCGCGCGGTTAGA CTGCAGCGATCACATTCTGAAATCAAAAAGGCAGAAAAAGTTTTGAGCGATTTGGAGAGTAAAACGTCGACTTGTCGTGATGGATATAAATCGCTGATGATCGAATTGAAAAAGGACGTTCGAAAGACCGAAGAAGAG GTGAAAACGTTACAAAGTCAAATTTCGACTTTATCCGATCGACGGGAAGCACTTAGAAACGAAGTATTAAAG GAAGATTATCAAAAAATGCTGAATAATTTCACTAAGGAGCTCGAAAATAAAAAGTCTCTATTCT CCTCCGGTATTGAAAAGTCAAGACACCCTCGTGTGAGTTCTTTCGCTTTACCACGATaa
- the LOC143179052 gene encoding uncharacterized protein LOC143179052 isoform X1: MWFVLTAVYTFEILCIFVFVVYCVVAFLRVMYNTQTEELRKCIVLQRGNLDLLAETENPENVTCKIKVLTEKLAEKERAVRLQRSHSEIKKAEKVLSDLESKTSTCRDGYKSLMIELKKDVRKTEEEVKTLQSQISTLSDRREALRNEVLKQQEDYQKMLNNFTKELENKKSLFSSGIEKSRHPRVSSFALPR; the protein is encoded by the exons ATGTGGTTCGTATTGACAGCTGTTTATACTTTTGAAATATTGTGTATCTTTGTATTTGTCGTGTATTGCGTCGTTGCTTTTCTCAGGGTTATG TACAATACTCAAACGGAGGAGCTAAGAAAATgt ATCGTACTTCAAAGAGGAAACTTGGACCTATTAGCAGAGACAGAA AATCCTGAGAACGTGACCTGCAAAATAAAAGTTTTGACAGAAAAGCTTGCGGAGAAGGAGCGCGCGGTTAGA CTGCAGCGATCACATTCTGAAATCAAAAAGGCAGAAAAAGTTTTGAGCGATTTGGAGAGTAAAACGTCGACTTGTCGTGATGGATATAAATCGCTGATGATCGAATTGAAAAAGGACGTTCGAAAGACCGAAGAAGAG GTGAAAACGTTACAAAGTCAAATTTCGACTTTATCCGATCGACGGGAAGCACTTAGAAACGAAGTATTAAAG CAACAGGAAGATTATCAAAAAATGCTGAATAATTTCACTAAGGAGCTCGAAAATAAAAAGTCTCTATTCT CCTCCGGTATTGAAAAGTCAAGACACCCTCGTGTGAGTTCTTTCGCTTTACCACGATaa
- the LOC143179050 gene encoding pyruvate dehydrogenase phosphatase regulatory subunit, mitochondrial-like yields the protein MLRHACLKCDYTVILKKKSIIINGRYASNITYKNGMLTPGYVDENENYTKFNNDSKFSTQTTMLPSQSQIVIAGAGTVANSVAYHLVINGWNDILVLEQNRIGSGTSHFGSGTLGLFKPISRRNLISYSIKLYQQLQEMGYDIGLKQCGSINLAQTKDRMIALRRRMAYNVPTGLHCEILGKEELKQLHPYLNIEDIEGAIWVPEDAVANPSAICEVLAKLAKIGGAKYIENCRIEKVCTENATVKSVKTEHGVVFCEYFVNCAGMWARELGLRCNPPVRIPAYPAHHFYAIASPFLSNLNIGLPCIRDFDSHSYMREWQGSLLAGWFEPESKPAFENGNVPTKNWRNYIKNDHSHWKPLWDKVVHRLPILENAIPNVYNCPDNFTPDGRWILGESPEVKNYFVAVGMNGNSLQGAGGIGKEVAECLINGESTQELLPFNVQRFLDLHSSKQYLQQRTREIVGRNYAILYPHQCEYKYARKLRCSPLYSVLEERGAIFGVKMAYERPLYFDSTYRRGQKKPVMPPGSFYKPKFFDFMKEEFIACKEGVGIIDMSSFSKIKIKSSRWEVVKYLQQLCSNDANIPVGGIVRTGMQNERGGYENDCILVRQTENSYFMVSPTSQQTRIYQWMSRHLPADHSVGLNDVTSKYTVINLVGPKAKGLLSELANSDMNLSPFTYKTVNVAYASDVMVMSFTHTGESGYCLYIPSEYALHVYSRLMETGRDYGARDVGVLTQRFMRIERFIPFWAEELTPFVTPYEAGCGYSVKLDKDYFIGKFALQHQKEQGVTKRLVLFVVNELDINKDVWPWGGEPIYRNDEFVGTVTSAGYGFATDRHICLGFISLPGSRHVQFDSNIVTTDFIMEPTAHYKIDIAGTRFPVKPHIHPLPIPTLNSKLNKKYIPTPVIEYEGDMSL from the exons ATGCTGAGACACGCGTGTTTGAAATGCGATTATACAGTAATCTTGAAAAAAAAAAGTATAATAATTAACGGAAGATATGCAAGTAATATAACCTACAAGAATGGAATGCTTACGCCTGGATACGTTGATGAAAATGAGAATTATACAAAGTTTAACAATGATTCGAAATTTTCAACTCAAACAACAATGTTACCCTCGCAATCCCAAATTGTTATTGCGGGTGCAGGAACAGTTGCAAATTCAGTTGCTTATCATCTTGTTATTAATGGGTGGAATGACATATTGGTCCTGGAACAAAATAG GATTGGAAGTGGAACCTCCCACTTTGGTTCAGGAACACTTGGCCTATTTAAACCAATATCACGGAGAAACTTGATATCTTACAGCATTAAGTTGTATCAGCAATTGCAGGAAATGGGCTATGATATTGGACTGAAACAATGTGGAAGCATAAACTTAGCTCAAACCAAAGATAGAATGATAGCTTTAAGACGAAGAATGGCTTATAATGTCCCCACAGGTTTACATTGCGAA ATATTAGGAAAAGAGGAACTAAAGCAGTTACATCCatatttgaacattgaggatatagAAGGTGCAATTTGGGTACCCGAAGATGCTGTAGCTAATCCTAGTGCAATCTGCGAAGTTTTAGCTAAGTTAGCGAAAATTGGAGGAGCAAAATACATTGAAAATTGTAGGATAGAAAAAGTGTGTACTGAGAATGCAACTGTAAAAAGCGTGAAAACTGAACATGGAGTTGTTTTCTGTGAATATTTTGTTAACTGTGCAGGAATG TGGGCACGTGAATTAGGATTACGATGCAATCCACCAGTCAGAATTCCAGCATATCCTGCTCACCACTTTTATGCAATTGCATCACCTTTCCTATCTAATTTAAATATAGGTTTACCATGTATACGAGACTTTGACTCTCATTCATACATGAGAGAATGGCAAG gTAGTTTATTAGCTGGTTGGTTTGAACCAGAATCAAAACCTGCATTTGAAAATGGTAATGTTCCTACAAAAAATTggagaaattatattaaaaatgatcattcacactggaaacCTCTGTGGGATAAAGTAGTACACAGGTTACCAATTCTAGAGAATGCGATACCAAATGTGTATAATTGTCCAGATAATTTTACACCAGATGGTAGATGGATACTAGGAGAGAGTCCAGAAGTAAAGAATTATTTCGTTGCTGttggtatgaacggaaattcattGCAAG GGGCAGGAGGAATAGGCAAAGAAGTTGCAGAGTGTCTAATAAATGGCGAATCTACGCAAGAATTACTTCCTTTTAATGTGCAAAGATTTCTAGATTTGCACAGTAGTAAACAGTACTTACAGCAAAGAACTAGAGAAATAGTCGGTAGAAATTATGCAATTTTGTATCCCCATCAATGCGAATACAAATATGCTCGGAAATTACGCTGTTCTCCTTTATACTCTGTTCTTGAAGAAAGAGGGGCAATTTTTGGTGTAAAAATGGCTTACGAACGACCGCTTTATTTTGATTCAACTTACAGAA GAGGGCAGAAAAAGCCAGTCATGCCGCCAGGTAGCTTTTACAAACCTAAATTCTTTGATTTTATGAAAGAAGAATTTATAGCATGCAAAGAAGGAGTAGGAATAATAGATATGAGCTCATTTTCAAAAATCAAAATCAAA TCTAGTCGTTGGGAAGTCGTAAAATACCTTCAACAATTGTGTTCTAATGATGCAAACATACCAGTTGGTGGTATAGTGCGTACTGGAATGCAAAATGAAAGAGGAGGATATGAAAATGATTGCATTTTAGTAAGACAAACAGAAAATAGTTATTTTATGGTTTCACCTACTTCCCAACAAACACGAATTTACCAATGGATGTCTag ACATTTACCAGCAGATCACTCAGTAGGCCTAAACGACGTAACTTCAAAATATACTGTTATCAACTTGGTAGGACCTAAAGCAAAAGGACTGCTTTCAGAACTTGCCAATTCTGATATGAATCTTTCTCCTTTCACGTACAAA ACTGTAAATGTAGCATATGCATCAGACGTAATGGTAATGTCCTTCACACATACTGGTGAATCTGGTTACTGTTTATATATACCTTCAGAGTATGCATTGCATGTATACTCTAGATTAATGGAAACAGGCAGAGACTACGGGGCACGAGATGTAGGAGTACTCACACAACGTTTCATGCGGATAGAAAGATTTATTCCTTTTTGGGCTGAAGAATTAACACCATTTGTTACTCCATATGAAGCTGGCTGCGGGTACAGTGTAAAATTAGAT AAAGATTATTTTATTGGCAAGTTTGCTTTACAACATCAAAAAGAACAAGGTGTAACAAAACGATTAGTATTATTTGTTGTCAATGAATTAGATATAAACAAGGATGTATGGCCATGGGGTGGTGAGCCTATTTATCGAAACGATGAATTCGTAGGAACAGTTACATCAGCTgg ATACGGCTTTGCAACAGACAGGCATATTTGCCTTGGTTTCATTAGTCTTCCTGGATCAAGACATGTACAATTTGATTCAAACATTGTTACCACAGATTTCATAATGGAACCTACAGCCCATTACAAAATCGATATTGCTGGGACAAGATTTCCTGTTAAACCTCACATTCATCCTTTACCTATACCCACACTGAATAGTAAATTAAACAAGAAATATATTCCTACACCTGTTATTGAATATGAGGGAGACATGTCTCTTTAA
- the Shrb gene encoding charged multivesicular body protein shrub: MSFFSKVFGGKKEPATLTTAEAIQKLRETEDMLIKKQDFLESKIELEIQTAKKNGTKNKRAAIQALKRKKRYEKQLQQIDGTLSTIEMQREALESANTNTAVLTTMKSAADALKSVHQHMDVDQVHDMMDDIAEQQDVAREISDAISNPVAFGQDIDEDELEKELEELEQEQLDKELLGIEPTDELPNVPATAIPAAPARTRTKAKPEEDEDLKELEAWAS, from the exons ATGAGTTTCTTTAGCAAAGTATTTGGTGGGAAAAAAGAACCGGCCACTTTGACAACGGCCGAGGCAATACAAAAATTACGCGAGACCGAAGATATGTTAATAAAAAAACAGGATTTCCTCGAAAGCAAAATAGAATTGGAGATTCAGACTGCTAAGAAAAATGGGACGAAAAACAAGAGAG CTGCAATTCAAGCTCTTAAAAGAAAGAAGCGATATGAGAAGCAATTACAACAAATTGATGGTACATTATCTACAATTGAAATGCAAAGGGAAGCACTTGAAAGTGCGAATACAAATACTGCTGTTCTCACTACGATGAAGAGTGCAGCAGATGCATTGAAATCTGTTCATCAGCATAT GGATGTTGACCAGGTGCATGATATGATGGATGATATAGCAGAACAACAAGATGTAGCAAGAGAAATTTCTGATGCCATATCCAATCCTGTGGCATTTGGTCAAGATATAGATGAAGATGAATTAGAGAAAGAATTAGAGGAACTTGAACAAGAACAACTCGATAAAGAATTACTCGGTATTGAACCTACAGATGAACTTCCGAATGTACCAGCTACTGCTATTCCAGCTGCACCAGCCAGGACTCGCACAA AAGCTAAACCAGAAGAGGATGAAGACTTAAAAGAGTTAGAAGCATGGGCATCGTAA
- the Fer1hch gene encoding ferritin 1 heavy chain, producing MRSRKGIENSSDSPSIEVRMRSTMKLHYVFLVALLCITGSLGDGLKCTLKPADVPKIWLDMVEPCTKVMEAQVKTEIEAAMTYLAMGAHFARDTVNRPGFSKFFFEAANEERQHAIKIIEYLLMRGQLTNDVGKLLKFPLKPLREQWNSGVEALTDALNLEAQVTRSIRDIIITCENPKGSHFNDYHLVDYLTGDFLDEQYKGQRDLAGKVSTLGKMMATHGPLGEFLFDKKLLNGEV from the exons ATGCGTAGTAGAAAGGGAATAGAAAATTCCAGTGACTCCCCGTCGATTGAAGTACGAATG CGATCAACGATGAAGCTGCATTACGTTTTCCTCGTCGCCCTTCTATGCATCACGGGATCATTAGGAGATGGACTTAAGT GCACACTTAAGCCTGCCGATGTACCAAAGATTTGGTTGGACATGGTTGAACCATGCACTAAAGTTATGGAAGCACAAGTTAAAACTGAGATAGAAGCTGCCATGACTTATCTTGCaatg GGTGCCCATTTTGCACGAGATACAGTCAATCGTCCTGGATTTAGTAAATTCTTTTTTGAAGCAGCCAATGAAGAGAgacaacatgcaataaaaatcattGAATACCTCTTAATGCGTGGTCAGCTAACAAATGATGTTGGCAAACTTTTGAAGTTCCCTCTG AAACCATTGCGTGAACAGTGGAATAGTGGTGTTGAGGCCCTTACAGATGCTCTGAACTTGGAAGCCCAAGTTACGCGTAGCATTCGCGACATTATTATAACTTGTGAAAATCCCAAAGGCAGTCATTTCAATGACTATCAC CTGGTAGACTACCTCACTGGAGATTTCTTAGATGAGCAATACAAAGGACAACGTGATCTCGCTGGAAAGGTCTCAACATTGGGTAAAATGATGGCAACACATGGGCCTTTGGGAGAATTCTTGTTTGATAAGAAACTTTTGAACGGTgaagtttaa
- the Fer2lch gene encoding ferritin 2 light chain: MLLFGIFSVLLAVASAEFCYNDVEGACSTIHSPDESTLIPNCNAKYGAIDALEADLQAYTNANVESSFEFLLMSSYFGNFEAQREGFKELYRKLSDKAWEDAIDLIKYITRRGGKMNFNQLPRLKKSVKESRTLELNELNSLAKALDTQKQLADEALRIHSQAQPHNKHDAGIAHYIEEQFVESQAKCVRDLAGYTSDLKNLLTERDPSVSVFLFDEYLKKSL, translated from the exons ATGTTGCTCTTCGGGATATTTTCTGTACTTTTGGCGGTTGCTTCTGCCGAGTTTTGCTATAATGATGTAGAAGGAGCTTGTAGCACAATACATTCACCAGATG AAAGTACGTTGATACCAAACTGTAATGCAAAATATGGAGCTATTGATGCACTTGAAGCTGATCTCCAAGCTTACACAAATGCTAATGTAGAGTCtagttttgaatttttattaatgTCCAGTTATTTTGGAAATTTTGAAGCTCAACGTGAAGGGTTTAAGGAACTGTATCGTAAACTTTCTGATAAAGCATGGGAAGATGCGATTGATTTAATCAAATACATTACAAGACGTGGTGGTAAAATGAACTTCAATCAGTTACCACGCCTTAAGAAATCT GTGAAAGAAAGCAGAACACTCGAATTAAATGAGCTCAATAGTTTAGCCAAAGCACTTGACACTCAGAAACAACTTGCTGATGAGGCATTGCGCATTCATTCTCAAGCTCAGCCTCATAATAAGCATGATGCAGGCATTGCTCATTATATAGAAGAACAGTTTGTTGAATCGCAAGCTAAATGTGTACGCGATTTGGCAGGCTATACAAGCGATTTGAAGAATTTGTTAACTGAACGCGATCCATCTGTTTCTGTATTTTTGTTTGATGAATATCTTAAGAAGAGCTTATAA